The following coding sequences lie in one Acidobacteriota bacterium genomic window:
- the ptsP gene encoding phosphoenolpyruvate--protein phosphotransferase produces MNQIAMQTLVGKGVSGGVAIGRAVSITNRIAEVYRFPLEPHAVDAEIERFEEAVRLTEQETQRIQAKADGDLGEEMAAIFDAHLLMLRDDSFTGRISKEIRHEHINAEWAVYKVAGALEERFREIEDEYLKERSQDIRDVGRHLIKTLHGVSHHELSEIEGDVVVVADDLTPADAVRLGREQVVAFVIETGSRTSHTTIIARSLNIPLVAGLRGITERITDRDPLVVDGDEGTVVLHPTAAALTHYRERRAEAERRDRELLGTRDLKAVTRDGHAIQLMANIDLPEELDDLTQYGADGVGLYRSEFLYIEKSPEMPTEEEHVATYERIARTVAPHPAIIRTYDLGGRKLAREMTQIDEENPVLGLRGLRLTLGRPEIFRTQLRALFRAAREANLWVLLPMVSSVQEIRRFREYANEVRSELAAEGLCDLQPYKLGAMIEVPSAALTADILAREVDFFAIGTNDLIQYSLAVDRNNEHVADLYQPLHPAILRMLRMVVEAAQKADIELSLCGEMASDQRYAPLLVGLGLRRLSMSSRVIPTIKTLIRERRLDELEALAEECLELPSGTEVEARLESFLAEPVVATAD; encoded by the coding sequence GTGAATCAAATCGCCATGCAAACCCTCGTCGGCAAGGGTGTCTCCGGCGGTGTCGCCATCGGCCGCGCCGTCTCGATCACCAATCGCATTGCCGAGGTCTACCGGTTCCCTCTCGAGCCCCACGCTGTCGACGCCGAGATCGAGCGTTTCGAAGAGGCGGTTCGCCTCACCGAACAGGAGACCCAGCGCATCCAGGCGAAGGCCGATGGCGACCTTGGCGAGGAGATGGCGGCGATCTTCGATGCCCACCTCTTGATGCTGCGAGACGACTCTTTCACCGGTCGAATCAGCAAAGAGATCCGCCACGAGCACATCAATGCCGAGTGGGCGGTCTACAAGGTCGCCGGGGCCCTCGAAGAGCGCTTTCGGGAGATCGAGGACGAGTACCTGAAAGAACGCAGCCAGGACATTCGGGATGTCGGTCGGCACCTGATCAAGACACTCCACGGAGTGTCCCATCACGAGCTGTCGGAGATCGAGGGGGACGTCGTGGTGGTGGCCGACGACCTGACGCCGGCCGACGCCGTGCGTCTCGGCCGCGAGCAGGTGGTCGCCTTCGTCATCGAGACCGGCAGTCGGACCTCGCACACCACCATCATCGCGCGCTCCCTCAACATCCCGCTGGTGGCCGGTCTGCGCGGCATCACCGAGCGGATCACGGACCGCGACCCGCTGGTGGTGGACGGCGACGAAGGCACCGTCGTCCTTCACCCCACGGCCGCAGCCTTGACCCACTATCGCGAGCGCCGCGCCGAGGCCGAACGCCGCGATCGCGAGCTCCTCGGCACCCGCGATCTCAAGGCAGTGACCCGCGATGGCCACGCCATTCAGTTGATGGCGAACATCGATCTACCGGAAGAGCTCGACGACCTGACCCAATACGGCGCCGACGGCGTCGGCCTTTATCGCTCCGAGTTTCTCTACATCGAGAAGAGCCCGGAGATGCCGACGGAGGAGGAGCACGTCGCGACCTACGAGCGCATCGCGCGCACCGTGGCTCCCCACCCGGCGATCATCCGGACCTACGATCTCGGGGGCCGCAAGCTGGCCCGCGAGATGACCCAGATCGACGAGGAAAATCCCGTCCTCGGCCTGCGCGGCCTGCGCCTCACGTTGGGGCGGCCGGAGATTTTCCGCACCCAGCTTCGGGCCCTTTTCAGGGCCGCTCGCGAGGCGAATCTCTGGGTGCTGCTGCCGATGGTCTCGTCGGTGCAGGAGATTCGTCGCTTCCGGGAGTATGCCAACGAGGTTCGCTCGGAGCTCGCCGCCGAGGGCCTGTGCGATCTCCAGCCTTACAAGCTGGGTGCCATGATCGAGGTGCCCTCTGCCGCCCTCACCGCCGACATCCTGGCCCGCGAAGTCGACTTCTTCGCCATCGGAACCAACGACCTGATCCAGTATTCGCTCGCCGTCGACCGCAACAACGAGCACGTCGCCGACCTCTACCAGCCGCTGCACCCGGCGATTCTGCGCATGCTGCGGATGGTGGTGGAGGCGGCCCAGAAGGCCGATATCGAGCTCAGCCTGTGCGGCGAGATGGCGAGCGACCAGCGCTACGCTCCGCTGCTCGTCGGTCTCGGTCTGCGTCGTCTCTCGATGAGCTCGCGGGTCATCCCCACCATCAAGACCTTGATCCGAGAGCGCCGCCTCGACGAGCTCGAGGCCCTCGCCGAGGAGTGCCTAGAGCTGCCGAGCGGTACCGAGGTCGAAGCACGCCTCGAGAGCTTTCTGGCGGAGCCGGTGGTGGCGACGGCCGACTGA
- a CDS encoding HPr family phosphocarrier protein has product MIERQVEIVNRLGLHARAAAKLVHRASAFESRIFLLKDGEEVDAKSILGILLLAAAQGTHITLRIEGRDEGDAMLALTELIANRFDEEA; this is encoded by the coding sequence GTGATTGAACGCCAGGTCGAGATCGTCAATCGCCTCGGCCTTCACGCCCGGGCGGCGGCCAAGCTGGTGCACCGGGCGAGCGCCTTCGAGAGTCGCATTTTCCTGCTCAAGGACGGCGAGGAGGTCGACGCCAAAAGCATTCTCGGCATCCTCCTTCTCGCCGCCGCCCAGGGAACGCACATCACCTTGCGCATCGAGGGCAGGGACGAGGGCGACGCCATGCTGGCCCTGACCGAGCTGATCGCCAATCGCTTCGACGAAGAAGCGTGA